The sequence below is a genomic window from Oncorhynchus nerka isolate Pitt River linkage group LG7, Oner_Uvic_2.0, whole genome shotgun sequence.
GGTCAATTCAGAATTATCTCCATATTACACAGTACTATTTGTTTAAAAAGCTGTCTGAGAACAGTTTTTAAATAGGCACTGTTTACTGACCTTATGATGTACTTCCTGTTTTGCTCTGTTGTTGGCTACCTCTGACCTGGGTATTAACTGTAGGGCAGCAGACTGGAAGCTGGATGTGCCCGATTGGTCAGGGCGCATGCGGATCACGGCGAAGGGCAAAGTGGCCTACATCAAACTGGAAGACAAGGTCTCAGGTGAGAGAGTgatgaaactgtgtgtgtgttgcacagCTGCCCCTTTGTCCCAGCACTGCTCATTAGGAACCCGTTCGATGTAGCCAGGAAATAGAACTTCATACAGCTTATCTGTGTGGAATATTATtatgttgttttctcctcccaTCCTGCAGGGGAGCTGTTCGCCCAAGCCCCTGTCACAGAGTATCCCGGCATCGCAGTTGAAACCGTAAGCGACTCCAGTCGCTACTTTGTCCTGCGAATACAGGATGACAatggtgtgtatgtatatatgagtGAAAGCCCCTCCCTGTGCGTTCATAGATGTCAGACTTTTACACCGGTCATATAGTGTTATGTCAGCTTCCTTTAGCAGGTTATAGTACTTTCATCCATCTATGTCAACGTCATGTCTTGGATCGCATTCAAATTTGTCAGCTCTCCTCAAATGTCAATTCACAATACACTGTCAGATCCATGCCTATGCACTCATACAGCTATGTCAACCTACTCTCTCAGGCCGCAGTGCGTTCATTGGTGTTGGATTCGGGgacagaggggactcttttgatTTCAACGTGTCTTTGCAGGACCACTTTAAGTAAGTGATGGAAGGGGTCACTCCAGGGACCGTGTGACTGTTAAGGCACTCAAACACTGGTGCTTCACCATTTCCCACTTATAACAAACACACCTACTGTGGTCTGTCTGCAGCATAAGCTGCCAGCCAAAACTAAGTGTCATTGAGTACGCTTGTTCCAGATATTGCACTTTCCAAAACAGCTGATGTGACATTACTTTTTCCAGTGTCAGGGCACATTAAGTTGATTTTGTGTGTGTCTCACAGGTGGGTGAAACAAGAGAATGAGATCAGCAAAAACCCTCAGGGGGCAGCTTCGGGACCAAAGCTAGACTTTGGATTTAAAGAAGGACAAACCATCACCCTTAATATTGGGGTAAAGACCTGGAACAATTCAACTAGATCATTCTTATAGAAATTGTATAACAAAATTATAGCCTGTGACCCTGGGGTTTGTTTGGGATTTGCCATTTAATTTTTCACCAACACCCAATATTCCTTAACTGTTCCAATTTCAATATTTTTCCTATCATCCTTTCTCTCTACCAGCAAGGCAAAAAAAGAGATAAGCCACGCTCACAGGGGGCAGGTGGGTCTGGTCTCCTTCCACCGCCACCAAAAGGCAAgatggctcctcctccttcctctaccttctccaaTCACAACACAGTGCCTCAAACAGGAGGCCCAGAGATCGGTACAGCAGTTAAAACTCTCAATATAGCCTTGATTAACTTTTCTCTATAGCTAAATAAAGCTTTAATTTGGTAGCTTTGGTTGTttattctttctctctcaattcaaaggggctttattggcatgggaaacatatgttaacattgtttatttcacttgctttgacaatcaCAAATTAACAGTTGCCATTGAACACACAAAAgggtctctttttctctctctaggcAGTTTGCTAGATCTGGACAGTAGTAACTCCAACACTGTGGTCCAATCATCTCATCCCAGCACTGCTCTTTGGGGAGACTTCTCCACTCCTGCAAGGTAACTTGTTACAACTGTCTGTGATGAGCTTATTTTAGCCTTTTGTTTTGTTATGCTATGACATACtgatatacaataccagtcaaaagtttggacacacctatttattccagggttttctttatttttactattttatacataatagaataatagtgaagacaaactatgaaataacacacatggaatcatgaagtaaacaaaaaagtgttaaacaaatcaaaaatatatttgagattcttcaaagtagccagcctttgccttgatgacagctttgcatgctcctggcattctctcaaccagattcacgaAGTTGTCATCTGGACTGCGTTTcaatttccttaatgcgtttgagccaatcagttgtgttgtgacaaggtaggggtggtatacagaagacagccctatttggtaaaagaccaagtccatattatggcaagaacagctcaaataatcaaagagaaatgacagtccagcattactttaagacatgaaggtcagtcaatacggaagaTGTAAAGaattttgaacgtttcttcaagtgcagttgcaaaaaccatcaagcaccatgatgaaactgcctctcatgaggaccgagacaggaaaggaagaccgttacctctgttgcagatgagttcattagagttaccagcctcagaaatcgacaattaactacacctcagattgcagaccaaataaatgcttcacagagttcaagtaacagacatctcaagatcaactgttcagaggagacataATCAGACCTTCAtgattgaattgctgcaaagaaaccactactaaaggaccccaataagaggaagagacttgctttggccaagaaacacgtgcaatggacattagaccgacgaaaatctgttctttggtctgatgtatccaaatttgagatttttggttccaacctctgtctttgtgagatgcagagtaagacggatgacctccgcatgtgtggttcccacagtgaagcatggaggaggaggtgtgatggtgtgggtgtgctttgcttgtgacactgtctgtgaaatatttagaattcaaggcacacttaaccagcatggctaccacagcattctgcaaagatacgccatcccatctggtttgcgcttagtgggaccatcatttgtttttcaacaggacattgacccaacacacctccaggctgtgtaagggctatttgagggagagtgatggagtgctgcatcagatgacctggcatccacagtcacccgacctcaacccaattgagagagTTTGGGATGTGTTGGACTGCAGAGGGAAgtaaaagcagtcaacaagtgctcagcatatgtgggaactccttcaaaactgttggaaaagcattccagttgactacctcatgaagctggttgagagaatgccgaaagtgtgcaaagctgccatcaaggcaaagggtggctactttgaataatctaaaatatgttttgattgaacatattttggttactatatgattccatatgtgttatttcgtagttttgatgtcttcactattatactacaatgtagaaaatagtacaaataaagaaaaacccttgaacgagtaggtgtgtccaaacttgtgactggtactgtacatgcttGATATTCTGTAACACCGGTATTGCTATGAGTCAATCAGCATGTAAAAATTGTATCTTTATCTTCAGTTCTCTCCACCCAACATCGCGACAACAGCACACTCTGAATTGGGGCCAGTTTTGAGTCCACGTCACggcatgttttttttatttgattccATCGCTGAACGCACCGCCTCCCTCTGTCACTACAATACAACAGAAAACTGTCCAAGAGGCAAGGAACACCATGCACTTCTAGAATGCCTTTATCAAAACTATGAATGAGTGTAGGCTTTAATCTCCTCCCAAAGTACAAAATAATAATGAAGTCATATTTTGGATAATAATGCAAATCTATTGCACATATTCAATGTTTGGGCATATGAGATTTATGGTAGGTCTTCAATACCGCCTAAGGGCTATGATGATAGGATCTTCAATTTCTTGTTATCACAGGAATAGGAGCAATATTACAGTACTGCTTTTTACCCAGAAACAGTGCCCTCTTGTTAATGTTTACCTAATCATCACGACATGCTTGATTTATAGAGGGCAACACATAGGGAGACGTCCTTTCCCATATGGTTTTCTTCTGATCATAATAGGGAAAAGATTTGTAGTAATTAATTGCTAGGACAGTAGCTCAATTCCGTTTTCTCCTCTGTGCATTTGTTCTCTCCCCCTCAAGGATTTAAACGCATTGGATTAGTGTATGCATTGGCTGGAGGGAGTCTACCATATTCCTTATGATTGCATACAAACGATAGGCGATTTTTGGGAGAACGGGGAGAAACGGAGTAGAGCTCATATTGATGAATGTATCTGTTACCATTGTACTGACCACCTCACACACTGGGCCTTTTTGAAGAGAGAAGAGCATGTATCTGTGTTTACTTTGTGGAGGACTTGACAGAGCACTCTACAGTCCATTTGTAGGTAGGTAGTTGTGATGTAGTGTACATTGGATGAAAAATGGGTTAAAATGCATACTTGTAATGAAAAGAATGACAAGTAAATCGGTATAAAACGAATATGCTCAAAAGTGCTATTCAATGATTCATTTGTCTGTTTATGAAATAAGTAGCCTGGGGTGCTAGATCTGTGTTTGTCTATTCCTTTATCAATAGCCAATGCACAAACCAATCTGGCATCCAGGCTGTGAACTATGATGATTGTCTAACACTGTAATTTGACGAATGTATGACAACTCCAGCTATTGTTGGGGAGGATGTGCTGCTGTTTATGGATGAATGCCGTTGGAAGTGAATGACTGAAGTTGCCTCATGTCAATAGTGTTTGTTTACCTTCCCCAGAACATGGTTTCACATGGCTCTGTCACTGGATGCGTACTTATGATTTATTGCCTTGGTCCTCGTTACTCATCATGACATGTGAAAGTGGCAATAAAAACCTTCAAAAGGAgtcgtgtgtctttgtgtgtctaaTGGATGATGCATGGTAGAAAAAATCTGACGTTCATTCAGCTTTGAGGGTAAAAAACGTTTGCGAGTTAGATTTAGTATTTTGTCATTATTTCATGAGAATGTTCGACGAAGGGTGTTTTCTTGCCTTAAAGTTTTcctatattttctacattgtagaacaaagtgaagacatcaactataaAAGAACTCATAGGGAAttatgttgtaaccaaaaaagtattaaattcttcaaaatataaaaatatattttgatttgtttaacgtaGTCAtctgttgccttgatgacagctttgcagactcttggcattctctcaaccagcttaatgagtttgtcacctggaatgtatttcaatcgac
It includes:
- the necap1 gene encoding adaptin ear-binding coat-associated protein 1 encodes the protein MAAEGEYESILCVKPDINVYRIPPRATNRGYRAADWKLDVPDWSGRMRITAKGKVAYIKLEDKVSGELFAQAPVTEYPGIAVETVSDSSRYFVLRIQDDNGRSAFIGVGFGDRGDSFDFNVSLQDHFKWVKQENEISKNPQGAASGPKLDFGFKEGQTITLNIGQGKKRDKPRSQGAGGSGLLPPPPKGKMAPPPSSTFSNHNTVPQTGGPEIGSLLDLDSSNSNTVVQSSHPSTALWGDFSTPASSLHPTSRQQHTLNWGQF